The nucleotide window AGGCAAATCGCTTCTTAAGAGACAAAcaaaatatgtttgtgtgtgtgtgtgtgtgtgtgtgtgtgtgtgtgtgtgtgtgtgtgtgtgtgtgtgtgtgtgtgtgtgtgtgtgtgtgtgtgtgtgtgtgtcgctcagAGCCAGGAGATAGTGTTTCGTGCTGCTGCCTGCCTCAGTGCCTTGATATTAATAAACACCGAACTCTCTGCTGCCCtggatacaacacacacacacacacacacacacacacacacacacacacacacacacacacacacacacacacgggagctgtgctgtgctgttctGTTATCCTGCTGTTCTACCCGTTTGGGCAGTAGGCTTGGGCGTAATCTACAAAAAAAAGCGTAAGTTGAAGTTCTTGTGTTCGCTGTGATTTGATCTCATGATGTGTGGGTGTTGTCCATAATTGATTAAGGGCTTTGCAAGATAAAGGAGGCCTTGTTGATTTGTTTAACTTCCGTTTGATAAAACTTTTCTCACTTTGACATGAATGCAAGCATTACATACGTTTGATACCCTATTTGATCAATTTACAAAGTTGAAAGAATGGAAAGTTTAAAGTAGGCTACATTTGTAttagttgttattttttatcaatCAAGCTCGGCTCTCCTACTTCTTTCCCGAGGGCTCACTGGTTTTAGTTTGTCTCTTGGCAGGTGCAATGGAAACTCGTAGACTTGTCGAAGATTTCCCGCAAAGCAATGCATCAGATGACTCACACTCTGAAGATAGACTCGAGGTGTATGTCAGTAGTCTCCAGAGACGCCCCGTTGACTCGGAGACAACACACTCTGAACTCCTTAGCAGCGACCCAAGGCATCCAATGACTGAAATTTGCCCACGTCCATTCGACATGGACCACTTGGGTTGGCTGTTTGACAAATGCATCCAAGAGGTGCGTGGGCTGGAGGCGCAGAGGGACGAGCTCATACGGGAACTTCTCAGTTTGCACGCTCCCATGCTGCAAGCGGTGGCACACTTGAGAAGAAAGGTTGAGGAGGCGCGCAAAACGCTCACCCTGGTGCAGCTGGATCATATTGGTGTTTGCGAGGACGTGCAACAGGTTAAGAAGAGGCTGTTAAGGGCGGCCAGAGGCTGCATCCAGAGCCAGGTCACACTAGCAGCACAGAAGTACGATGTGGCTCAGTCCTCAATCACGCAAGTACGGTGATAACTCAACGGTCGACTTTTGAAGCGAGGGATTATCGTCTTCTTAGCTGAGGACTACAACACAAATGGTTTTCACATTACTAAATGGTGTGACACGGCTGTGCTCTTTGTTACAGCCCTTTTTTCTTGTTTGtcttgtgtcacacacacacacacacacacacacacacacacacacacacacacacacacacacacacacacacacacacacacacacacacacacacacacacacacacctctcctgtgtgtgtttggttccttTCTCGTATGTTTTGGTCATTTACTTCTCCGCCAATAGGATGAACTCAAGGCTCAGATCCCACGGCTGACCCAGGAGCTGTCAGAGCTTCAGGAGGCTCACCGGCACAAGCTGAGCTGCCTGCGGGATGAGGCCAGAAAGCCTTCCCGTGGTCTGGCGCGGTCCCTCAGTGACGTCAGCCACTGCCGCCGGGCGTCTCTCAGCCTGCAGCGGCGGCTGAGCGGCAGCATGAGGTCGCTGGAGGGCTGGTACGAGCCTCGGCTCATGGCCTTACTCCGGAGGAGGCAGGCTGGAGAGGAGGCCCTGAGGAAGAGCAAAGAGCTGGGGCAGGATCTGAGTGTCCGGCTGGGACCCCTGGAGCAGGACGTCCAGAGGCTGGAGCTGCAGAGAGCTTGTTTGGAGGACAGGATGGTCCTGATGGAAAGGGACAGGCGGGACTGCAAGGCTCAGTACGAGGTAAGCAGAAGAAAGGGTACCTTTTGTAAATGGTTCTACTAACATCCATCACTAATCTACCACAATAAACAACAGGANNNNNNNNNNNNNNNNNNNNNNNNNNNNNNNNNNNNNNNNNNNNNNNNNNNNNNNNNNNNNNNNNNNNNNNNNNNNNNNNNNNNNNNNNNNNNNNNNNNNTACTAAACTAGAGGAGATATGTTGGGTGCATTGCAGCGTGCCACATTAATCTGCAAATGCAGGACGTTTTGTTGTTTATAGCGTTTCATAAAATGTTTTAGTGTGGTTGGCGGTTTAGGTCTAGGATCCTGGTTACATTTAATATAATCAGATAAAGTAATGTTTAGGCATTTTGTTCAATGGTTATCATTTCACTTAGTTCCCAATAATATGTGTTTGTGGCGATTAAGCAGTCTTATTTAGGCTGCATTTCAAATGTCGTCAATGAACCCACAAAAAATGAATATTGCGAGTGTCCCAATGTAACTTCATTAAATAGACTAGTTTAAGATGCAAATCCTAACGCAGCCTTTTTTGTGCTGTTATGAATGAATCAAAACGTGTAGAGGTATGCTgtcctgcatttttttttttgtatatataatttttatctaaatcctatttgAATTCGGATCGACTCGTGAAATCGTATtcaaaacaattactttttACTCCATTAACATTCATTTGGCAACACCAGGAATTTGTGTCCTTTAACAATTTATTTTCTAAAATTGATCCGCAATCTATTTTTTGTTCTAAATTCAGTCAAGACTAAAAGGACCTGTTAACGGATTAATAATCTGCTGCCAATTCAATATTATGTGCATAATCCCAGGACGTATGTTTATGTTCTTAAGTCGCATAGTTTCCAAAAGTATTGTGTGCTCTATGCTAAATAGGATACTAAATATATCAAACATTTGTGTTGCTGCATTGCGTTGTATCAATAAAGCCTAGTACATTCTTCTCATTCTAAAAATCGTATTTTGCATTTGTTGtatcaaaatattattatatatattttagtttagtactttttttttatgcttttgAAAAATGATTCCAACAAAAAAACGTAATTTTGTTTAACAAAGACAAAAAGCAGCCCGTGAAAACCCTTTCAGTCCTGGGATTCTCCTCTACAGTGTTGTCATTACTATCCTCCAAAAATAAAAGGTTATTATTGTGGTATTGACAAAAAGCTGTTTGCCATTTGATAATATAGTGCTCTAACATGTATATTGTCGTCAACCTTTAGCTAGCATACCTCTTGGAGCTCCCAGAGAGCCACGTATCTTCAACCATTTGATATGACTGAGTTTCATCAGTATTTCAAATCAAGCTTACAGGGATCTTACTTGACTGATGCAAAGTCATGCtggatgtttttgttataaaagaaaaaaatcgcAGAGGGGAGGATTCTAAAAGCCAAAAGATCGCCACAAGAAGGTAAAACCTAACCCCAACACTCATCTGTTagatttatgttttgttttctgttttaaaATTCAAGTCATGCAAGTCACCCAAAACTGttaccctaaaaaaaaaaaaacgcttaaTTAAAAGCTGCTATTAGTAATGTATTCCGAGCAAAATTAGCTGTACAAAACAACCAGAAATGGTTGTAATGCAAGTCTTGCTCAAATAACAATGGTCCATTCATTTCActgcaaaaaaaataacttgattttattttttatagtgAAGAATACACTCAAATCGTGTGAACTCCTATTGGTCAAAAAATATCTTTCAGCTCAAGTTGCATGATCCTGTTATAGAATGTCACTGTTGCATGCGTCTGGTCCAGTGTTGCGCTTGCATGGCCTAGGCTCATTTGGTCTTTCTCTTTCTAGGTGGTCGATACGTACGGTGGATGTTGGAATACTGTGTGCTATACCTCAGTGAAGGAATCGTGGTAATTGAAGAGTCACACTCATCACTTGATCATTGGTAAAAAGTCATGGGCAATAAATGTTCTTGTTGGGAAATTTCCATCAGACTATAGGTTGGTTCTGGAGTGCATTTTGATTAAAATGTCTTCTGAGGGAGACATTAAGAGGCGAAAATATTAACTTTCTTAATTCATACTTATATGGGTGATCTTTCACATGTGTCCAAATGCAAACCTGATGCATGCATAGAAATTGTATGCAAAGCTGGCATGTGtacgattatttttgagatgATTATTACTAATGATCATCTTTTACATACTAAATGGATTAAGCACATTGCTGCTCTTAATTGCGCTAATTGGGGAGTATGGAATAATTTGTGAtggcatgttttttttggaaGGAAATGAATCTATGAGCTTTGATTGGTCCCAATTAATTACATAATTTCCTCTGTCCTCAGGTCTTGAAAGGGCACAGGAAGTGCAAATGCAACTGTATTTCCGACACTCAGGTTTCACAGACTCAACTATTTTCAGTTGCTAATTTGCCAATGACTTTTTAACTTGAAACATTTTTATGAAGTTTTTTCCATATTACAATTGAGTACATAATTTTActactttttacatttttgataCAAAAAAAGGTTTAAATGTTTGTCTAAAGTTGGCTGCTCATTACAACTTGACATAAACTTTGTCTTTCTGAATTTTCTGTCTTGTTTCTAATTCTTACAAAACATGCTGAAACATTGTATTTTCGTATGAGTCTGAAAGGAGTTACTGCAAAGACAAGAGTGCCTCTAGAAATGTATTGAAGCCAATTGTTCGGAATGAAACTAAAGTGTGCACATTTATCTGCCCCGGTTACGGCATAATATACCAATATTTACCTCTTGGACTATACAAAGAGATAACTCATCAGTGGATTTATTTAATCTGGTTTTAAAAGTTAAAATTGTTACATGTATATTTCGAAGGCATTGAGGTCATTTAATTCTAATGTTAACAGCTAACATTACCATTTAGTATAAACTAAATGGCAATACATGCAAAACCGGCATGTTCTTTTTAAACACTAGTCTATAAATAAACCTAGTCATACTTCTAATTTGGACCGCCGCCACGTGCCGTAGTGTCTCGTAAACGCTCAACGGGGGGAAATAAATACAGTTGTGGAACGGAGGCGTGGACAACGCCAGTGTCTGCACATCTGTCTGCTTTCACACGGATTCCTTGACTGTTGAGGTATTCCAGGGATCACTATATCACTCAAGTTTGCGTTAAGGCTTAACACGAAGTTGCGTGAAGGGCTGAACCCTTGCCGTTTCTTCTCGTGTTATTGTCTCTTTAAAACACTCCTCCCACGTGACCAAACGTATCCGCGCCCCCTCTCCAACACTGGTAGCTATTTCACATCAACAATGAGTATCCACGTTAATTATAATGACATTCTCGCAGTTATTTCCACGTGGAACCGTAGAAATACTTGTTTTTAATCCCGAACGCCTCACCGTATCGGAGCTCCTAACATAGACCACTACTTGCCACTGGGTAAGAATGATCTACTTGTGGTTTCCTCTCCTTTTGGTTTGGGGTTAGGCtagctagccagctagcaagGCCTCAGTCTTTTGTATTTTGTCGAGCATGCATGTTCCCATCTTGGCGGAAAGATAGCAGTTGGTGGATTATTGTAGGAACACGTTTTGCATGCAGCCCCCCGCGGGGTTATACATCTCCATGTTTCCGAGGACCCAGGTTAGTCTGCACTTTATGCAACGAGCCATAGAGCTAGCAAAGTCAGCTTCCGCAAACTTAACCTTAATAAAAACAACGTGAGGATGCTAATGTAAGTTTGGCAATGCtcattattaaataataatggGGTTCAAGCAGGTGAGGTAATATTGCAATGGGTATGTTTTACTTTAGCTAGGATTCAGTGAAAGCAAAATAAAGATGCGATTTAATTATGTAGTTAATAATGTTTAGGGTAATAGATTCCAAAATACTTAACTGCATCATGACTATCTCAAAGTGTATATCAGTAATTGGATGGCAATGTTACAAAGGTTGtagggagacatggaggagggtTCATGGGGTGTGCGGTATCTCTTCTTACCTAGGTATCAGCGCCTTCAAGTGAAGAAAACAACCAACCACAACAATAAAGATTGAAGCGAGGATTGTCTGCTATGGCTGGTGGAAGGAGAGGAGCAAACCGCACCGCTTACTGTAGGTCACCACTGAACAGTGAGCCAGGCTCCGTGAGCAATGGCAATCATTCCACGAGTTCTCCTGTAACGGGGGTGCGTTCACGAACAAGGTGAGAGGACTCGTGAATCCTGTGCGGTAGAGGGGTTCAGCATTTGGAGCCAGCACACTAGGGGGTTTGGTCATAAGGAAGGATAATGTAATACATGACCTCATGAAGTCCTTTATTTCACAGTTGAGCGGAGACAaacatattatataataatagtaTACGTAACGCATGCTTAAAACCATAGTTGTATATAGCTTATAAGTATGTATCTTGGGGAATATGTAGTATAACTTAAGTTTCTAGTAGTAAGTTTCACTGTCATTGAGACCACCCTTAATGCAACAGGTATTTTCATACAGGCCAGGCCTTtagacccttttcacagaggtCTCATCACAGGACTAGTCTCGCTATAACAGACAACGGATATCTCCACCTACTGTGGTCAGGGGGTTTCTAATTGCGATTTAGTGGTTTGAATGGTGGGGAGAAAGGTCGCTAACAAACCAACAATTACATTTCACAGGAAATGACCCCTTCCATTGAAATCaggctctccctccttctcctccatgcagaGTAAACTGGAGACATAGCACAGAGCgcatttaaaaatagaaaatggcAGTGTTTAGAGACTGAGTTATGGTAGGATAAACAAAGGAGTCAATCATAGCACCAATGTGTTGCGTATGTGGTGTCTTCCCTAGTTTAGTTAGCTACTCGTGCTCTGCTACATCAAAGTAGCAGACCCCTAGTTAGCGTTATAAGCAAAACCTGCGTTTGTCCTACGGTGAAAAAAAGGGTCTCATGCTGCCTCAAAACAGAATGACCTCTAGTTGGGCCTCGTCTTGGAAGTAGTCCTCCTGTTTTCAGACCGGCTCTCGCCCCACCCTCAGGAACGGCTCTGGAGCGGGCATGTCCAGCCCCCCCCTGGCGACCCAGACCGTGGTGCCGCTGAAGCACTGCAAGATCCCCGAGCTGTCGCTGGACCGCAATGTGCTCTTCGAGCTCCACCTGTTCTTCTGCCACCTGGTCGCCCTGTTCGTCCACTACGTCAACATCTACAAGACGGTGTGGTGGTACcctccctcacaccccccctcccacacctcGCTGGTGAGTTTCTCTGCCAGGTCGATTCCAACCGGCTGGTTCCGGTTCTTGGCCCCCTCTGGTTTGGGTAGTTGCTTGGGTGCAATTGCTTTTGACTTGGTCTGTCTTGATTTGCAGTAGTTGCTATTGCACCGTTATTGGTCATGCCTTTTTCTGATGACTTTGAAAGGATGCAGTTGATTGCATGCTGAACgattatttcttcttcttttacatGCAGAACTTTCACCTTATTGACTATAATATGCTGGTGTTCACAATCATAATACTGGCTCGGAGGTTAATTGCAGCGATTGTGAAAGAGGTAAGTGTTTTACTTTGATTCATGCCGGTCACATATTTGTAAATGAATACCACGCTCAACCGCATTAAAGCAGCGTTTTCACTACAGTAGTTCTCCCAGTGTACTGCGCTTCCCCGTCACTCCGTCTCTGACCTCCTTCTGTCTTTTTCAAAAGGCGTCACAGAGTGGGAAGCTCTCCTTCCCTCACTCCATTTTCTTGGTGATGGCACGCTTCGCCGTGCTCACTCTGACGGGCTGGAGCCTGTGTCGGTCCCTCATATACCTCTTCAGGACCTACTCGGTCCTCAGCCTGCTCTTTCTCTGCTACCCGTAAGTCCCCGGCCGGCACCACACTCAGACGGGTCAAATGTAAAACCCTCTGCCATACATGGTTGGCAGAGATACATGTGATGGCACCTCATTGAATAGAACAAGAAAGATTCACAAAGGTCCACATACCCGTGCTGCTGTGGTGCCTTGCAGATTAGCCCCACATGTCCCCACATGCAGAATTGacttgaaactctgcaaattcTCTTCCCGctctttcctccccctctctcagttTTGGGATGTACATTCCTTTTTTCCGGCTGACCTGTGACTTCCGGCGCGGGGGACCTCTCTCGCCCATAGCCAGCATCGGCTCCAAGGAGGTGGGCAGCGTGGGCAAGGGCAGGGACTACCTTACGGTGCTCAAGGAGACCTGGAAGCAGCACACCAGCCAGCTGTACGGCGTCCAGGCCATGCCCACCCACGCCTGCTGCCTCTCGCCGGACCTCATCCGCAAGGAGGTGGAGTACCTGAAGATGGACTTTAACTGGCGCATGAAGGAGGTGCTGGTCAGCTCCATGCTCAGTGCCTACTACGTGGCCTTCGTGCCCGTCTGGTTTGTCAAGGTGAGTGGTCCGGAAGGGCGGGTTTTGGCAGGGTTGTTGAccttatgtttgtttttgtccgGCCTGAAATATTAGGGCGATATTCGTGCTCCCAGAGCTATGGGCTTAAGGGTTTAGTGGAGCATGTTAATAAGCGTAGCACTTTAGAGTTATGTTTTGCACGCAGTATTTCATATTTTGAATTTGAATCGATGTCTTCACCCTCCATAGCTTTTATCTGGCTCAGGTAttatgggggagagagatgagggactGGGATGAAGTGGGTTATGGATGTTGTGGCAGGAAATCTCTGATTTTCAGGAAacaattattttcttttatacattttttaaatagggACGTCAGGGTTTTTATTCTGTGTAAAACGTTACCCAATTGTATCCTGGATTTTTGTTACTAAGTTTTGTCGTTGTGTGTCCCCGTTAGAGTACCCAGTACGTAGACAAGCGCTGGTCCTGTGAGCTCTTCATCCTGGTGTCCGTCAGCACGTCCGTCATCCTCATGAGACACCTGCTGCCGCCGCGCTACTGTGACCTGCTCCACAAAGCCGCCGCCCACCTGGGCTGCTGGCAGAAAGTAGACCCCTCGCTCTGCTCCAACGTCCTGCAGCACATGTACGTATACACCACGCACAAACCACGGGGAGGGTTCTTCTATGTGGCGCACGCTGGGATGAGCCTGGCTGGCATTAGAGTGTGATCCACTCCCAGTTTAAACCTTTAAGTGTTGACCGCTTGAGTGGCGTAAGGATACAATCATCCATCCACTTTGCAACACACCTCGGGGAGTTTGTTGTTGTAGAGAGGGAGTCAAGTAAAGTTAAGGGTGGATTGACTTCCAACTTGTTAGACTTCATGGAACGGTGTTGCTTCTATTATATAATTAAACACAAATCCACTTTGAACATGCGGGTATATAATTAAGATCAGAAGTGAAATGCAAACCGGTTCCGGTTGAGCAGGTTTAGCTCTTCAGCAGCGCTATACAGGAGTTTGTTCAGCCCCAGCCTATTAAATGAACCTGTTCCACCAGATCTCTCCAAATGCCTTCCGGCTGCGGTTAAAACACGCAGAAGGACGGTGATGTTTGTGTAGTCTTGGTTCCTGCTTATCAAGCCATTTGATCCTACTGGAGTGCCGCTCTCAGCAACATTTTCCACATACTTCAAGCTGATGCAAATGTCCCGAACGACGACCTTTATGTTGTGCTTTCAATTGAACCATCGAAACCACTCCATCCGATTCTCGACTAACTGGTACTCTGTGCTCTGAACCAGATGGACGGTGGAGTACATGTGGCCCCAGGGCGTGTTGGTGAAACACAATAAGAACGTCTACAAGGCCATGGGTCACTACAACGTGGCGGTGCCCTCCGACGTGTCCCACTACCGCTTCTACGTGAGTATCCCCAGAgctagcagcccccccccccgacacaacGGCAGACGCTTTAAGTGACTGCTGCGGCAGTGTCTCAGGGGGAAGAGCGgcttgacttgtaaccggaaggctgCTAGTTCGAGTGTCGAGTTGTCCCGGGGCAAGACACCTAATCCTGTATGTATCTAATTGTATATGAATGGTTGCGagttgctttggacaaaagcatctgctaatttCCCTAATTGTAAATACAACAACATACTCTGCTATTTTTTCGCCTGAAAAATCCATCAGTTGCATTAAAATCTTTCCCTAAAGCAGAGGGCTACACTGAGGGGACTGTTGGTGTTGTTAGATCGTTGACCCTTGATTCCTTCTTTTGATTCGCAGTTCTTCTTCAACAAGCCACTGAGGATACTGAACATGCTCATCATACTGGAGGGTGCCATGATATTCTACCAACTGTACTCGTTAATATGCTCAGAAAAGTGGCATCAGACGATATCGCTGGCCCTGATTCTCTTCAGCAACTACTACGCCTTCTTCAAACTGCTCAGAGACAGAATAGTGCTCGGCAAAGCGTACTCGTACTCAAACAGTTCTTCTGACCAGAAGGTCAGTTAGAAGCAGTTAAATTATTGTGTTGCACATTTTACCATTGGTGTAAGAGAAACATACATGAGAGCTTTGTATCTTTTCTACAACTGCATTTTGTGTCACTGTTCGGGTTATGTTCTGATCTgccataataaaaagaaaatatttttgtaTTACTTTAATGatgctgtttttctttttggtttgcCTATGTGTTTTGCCAGCATCCTCCACAAGATGTATTTGTGAGGCCTTGTCCAAAGTATTAACAAATGTCTATCCGGTCACAGCATATTAGATTAAAGTATTTTGATTTATATTGGATGTAAAGTCATGGCAATGGATAGATTCGGGTCAGAGTGTTCTCAAAACAAGATCTATTTTGAGAACTAAATAGCTCTGCTCAGAACATCATCGATTGCATTCATCCAAAGGACCCTGTAGATTGGCCGCTGAATAATTATTACATTTCCCCGCCCCTTTTCTGTGTGAAAACAAAGTACTGGCCCTTTAAGAGGGGGATCTAAACTGGCTCGGCTCTAGCAAGGGTATTGATACGCggctctattttatttattgtaaataaaGGGTACAAAGTGTTATTGCAAAGAAATACATAACCGCTAATGCGCAGCACTAACAATCATTTACGTATAAATGAATCAGAATTTGTGATCCAGTGTCCAGATGGTTTGGTCTTTCTCCGTAATTGACTCGGTAAGCCTAATTCTACTTTATTTGCGATCGTTTTTATGTATCTAAAGAGGTTTCCAGAGTTTTACCATTATGGTATACTGATACATAACGATATTCcctaacacaaatacacacttgaCCGCATAGTTATGCTATCGTGATGGTAATGTTTTTCGCATTGTGTAGTAGCCATCTTTGCACAGCGAACCTCTGATTGTAGGCTACTTCTGCGGGCTGATGAGAGACGCTGGTCCTCATTGGACGAATAGACAATTGAAGAAAGCATCTCGGATTGCATAGCCACTGTGTCCTAGAATAGACAAAGAGGGCTATTGGATGTGATAAGGTTGTCTCATTCAATAGATTCGTCCTTATATGGTCTTCTTCCCACAGATCCAGTTCAGATACCTGAGGCACTAAAGCTCTTGGTTAAAGTTACTTGGAGCGTTGCTTCCTTGCTTTGGCTTGCTCAGTTAAAACGTGATAAACACAACGCCCATTTATTTTTACCTGGGACGCACCGTTTCCCACAATTGCATTACGTTTGAATAGGctttaataggcctacatgatctGTATAGATCTATCCCTAATAACTATTATAATATTAGCCCTACGAACTCGTCTATATCTTTCcattgttttttaaattatCCCTATTATTCATTTCGTAACTTAAATTGTACCCTTTCATAAGTATACGACATTGTTGTGTCACAGATGacctaattattttttttttttgcagtcatCCATCCGGGCTCCTGATCAAGAAGTTTTTCAGGTGGTAGGTGTGCCGGCCTTCTTCAACAATCTGCCCGCCGTTCATTCCACGATTccgcaaacaaaccaataaccAGCCAGTACAAATCAGACCAGAATGGAGGACAAACGCAAGCGGAGGAGCCCCCAGGtgtccctcccccagcccccgccgccccccataAACCCCCGCAAGCTCCCCCCGCTGCCGGCCAGCAAAAGTGCCACCTTCTCTCTGGGTCTGCCTCAGCCGCCCTCCCCCAAGAACCGAGGGAAGTACAAGAGGTCCATCGGAGCGCCGGGACCGCCCAGAGAGGTTCTGGCCACGGTCGCAGCGCCCCCCAAAGTCACCCGGTGAGCCATGACAGCGGTTTGTGGTAAAGAGGAGTGCTgtagcaggagggggggggggtccttcagGCTCTGTGTGGGCCAAAAGGTCATCTCATCCCCGTATGGCCATGGGCCAACATCCATAAGCATGTTACACATCATCCGGAAATATAAATGTTTGGTTGCATCAATATTATTTTCTCAATGACCCAAGTTACAACAGTTCTCCCCCTTAACCTAGTATTCAACATTTTTAATGAGGCTTTTCGATCTTCAGTTTTGGTATACATTTTTAGTGTATCAATATTTTTATCTTGATACAACCGATTGTCTGAAAACTGATCAACCACGGCTGTGTCTCCCGCCGTCCACCAGGCCCCCAAAGGAGAAGTCGCGGGCCCCCCAGCCGGCAGGGCCCAGCAAGGTGGTCCAGTCGTCCCCCCTGCAGCACTCGTTCCTCACAGACGTGTCGGACGTGCGGGAGATGGAGGGCGGGCTCCTGAACCTCCTCAACGACTTCCACTCAGGCAAACTGCAGGCCTTCGGTAAGCCCGCCTCCCCCCAGCCTGGCCACCAGGGGGCTATCCAGTTACTGGTCTGGTCTCAAGCCATGTAAGGAGAAACCAGTTCCAATAGGCTTGTGGTCACAACAATGAACTGTTGTCCACGGGATCAGCCCCAGATACTCTCACAAATACTCTTAATGCAATCTGTGTGGATGAGGATATTTGACAGGCCAATAAAGGGCAGTCAAAGATGCATATATTCATTATTATAGTGTAGTCTAAATACTGTCAGAATTCTGCATGGTAACACATTGATAGTAAGAAAAGACAACATTAACGCTTTATTAAAATGCAACATTAATCAAAGTACGAGACGATACAAACTCTAATATTGCGATTAAACGGCATTACACACTGCCTCTCTGTTTTATATTTGTGTAAAGTTTGTGCTCCCCTTCCTcaaggctcctcctcccctctctctgccccctgtGTCCAGGCAAGGTGTGCTCCTTTGAGCAGCTGGAGCACGTGCGTGAGATGCAGGAGAAGCTGGCGCGGCTGCACTTCAGCCTCGACAGCCACGTGGAGGAGCTGTCCGAGGACCAGAGGAAGAGCGCCTC belongs to Gadus chalcogrammus isolate NIFS_2021 chromosome 5, NIFS_Gcha_1.0, whole genome shotgun sequence and includes:
- the LOC130382106 gene encoding syncoilin-like; protein product: METRRLVEDFPQSNASDDSHSEDRLEVYVSSLQRRPVDSETTHSELLSSDPRHPMTEICPRPFDMDHLGWLFDKCIQEVRGLEAQRDELIRELLSLHAPMLQAVAHLRRKVEEARKTLTLVQLDHIGVCEDVQQVKKRLLRAARGCIQSQVTLAAQKYDVAQSSITQDELKAQIPRLTQELSELQEAHRHKLSCLRDEARKPSRGLARSLSDVSHCRRASLSLQRRLSGSMRSLEGWYEPRLMALLRRRQAGEEALRKSKELGQDLSVRLGPLEQDVQRLELQRACLEDRMVLMERDRRDCKAQYEV
- the tmem39b gene encoding transmembrane protein 39B, yielding MAGGRRGANRTAYCRSPLNSEPGSVSNGNHSTSSPVTGVRSRTRNGSGAGMSSPPLATQTVVPLKHCKIPELSLDRNVLFELHLFFCHLVALFVHYVNIYKTVWWYPPSHPPSHTSLNFHLIDYNMLVFTIIILARRLIAAIVKEASQSGKLSFPHSIFLVMARFAVLTLTGWSLCRSLIYLFRTYSVLSLLFLCYPFGMYIPFFRLTCDFRRGGPLSPIASIGSKEVGSVGKGRDYLTVLKETWKQHTSQLYGVQAMPTHACCLSPDLIRKEVEYLKMDFNWRMKEVLVSSMLSAYYVAFVPVWFVKSTQYVDKRWSCELFILVSVSTSVILMRHLLPPRYCDLLHKAAAHLGCWQKVDPSLCSNVLQHIWTVEYMWPQGVLVKHNKNVYKAMGHYNVAVPSDVSHYRFYFFFNKPLRILNMLIILEGAMIFYQLYSLICSEKWHQTISLALILFSNYYAFFKLLRDRIVLGKAYSYSNSSSDQKVS
- the ccdc28b gene encoding coiled-coil domain-containing protein 28B; protein product: MEDKRKRRSPQVSLPQPPPPPINPRKLPPLPASKSATFSLGLPQPPSPKNRGKYKRSIGAPGPPREVLATVAAPPKVTRPPKEKSRAPQPAGPSKVVQSSPLQHSFLTDVSDVREMEGGLLNLLNDFHSGKLQAFGKVCSFEQLEHVREMQEKLARLHFSLDSHVEELSEDQRKSASDNNLEHLLCNLEELSTSIQKLHLAENQDMPKSSGP